A portion of the Punica granatum isolate Tunisia-2019 chromosome 7, ASM765513v2, whole genome shotgun sequence genome contains these proteins:
- the LOC116215571 gene encoding CCR4-NOT transcription complex subunit 9-like isoform X1 produces MSNLPQSLSINPPYGAGPSSAAQPNRDRMESAQQLVLDLSSPDLRENALLELSKKRELFQDLAPLLWNSFGTIAALLQEIVSIYPVLSPPNLTPAQSNRVCNALALLQCVASHPDTRMLFLKAHMPLYLLPFLNTGSKTRPFEYLRLTSLGVIGALVKVDDTEVISFLLSTEIIPLCLRTMEMGSELSKTVLSGQVATFIVQKILLDDLGLDYICTTAERFFAVGRVLAHMVVVLAEQPSSRLLKHIVRCYLRLADNPRACDALRSCLPDMLRDGTFNNCLSEDPTTRRWLQQLLASISMNRVPNLQAGGGFDHMLMN; encoded by the exons ATGTCGAATCTGCCGCAGTCCCTCTCGATCAACCCGCCCTACGGTGCCGGCCCCAGCTCGGCGGCGCAGCCCAACAGGGACCGGATGGAGTCCGCCCAGCAGCTGGTGCTCGATCTCAGCAGTCCTGATCTCCGAGAAAACGCTCTCCTCGAGCTCTCCAAG AAGAGAGAATTGTTTCAAGAtttggctccattgttgtggAACTCGTTTGGCACTATTGCTGCATTGTTACAG GAGATAGTTTCGATATACCCGGTTCTATCGCCGCCGAATTTAACTCCTGCTCAATCGAATCGTGTATGCAATGCTCTAGCTCTTCTTCAG TGTGTAGCCTCTCACCCTGACACGAGAATGCTCTTCCTCAAGG CTCATATGCCTCTGTACTTATTGCCTTTTCTCAATACTGGAAGCAAGACAAGGCCATTCGAGTACTTGCGGCTTACCAGCTTAGGTGTCATTGGAGCGCTGGTGAAG GTCGATGACACAGAAGTTATTAGTTTTCTTCTTTCAACAGAAATTATTCCACTCTGTCTACGGACTATGGAGATGGGCAGTGAACTCTCCAAAACA GTTTTATCTGGGCAGGTTGCTACATTTATTGTTCAGAAAATTTTGTTAGACGACTTGGGCTTGGACTACATATGTACTACAGCAGAGCGGTTCTTTGCAGTGGGCCGAGTCTTGGCTCACATGGTAGTTGTACTTGCTGAACAACCTTCTTCACGGCTCTTGAAACATATAGTGAGATGTTACCTGCGATTGGCAGATAATCCTAG GGCTTGTGATGCATTAAGGAGTTGCCTTCCTGATATGTTGAGAGACGGCACCTTCAACAACTGCCTAAGC GAAGATCCAACCACAAGGAGGTGGTTGCAGCAATTACTCGCTAGTATCAGCATGAACCGGGTCCCGAACCTTCAAGCAGGGGGAGGATTCGATCATATGCTCATGAACTAA
- the LOC116215571 gene encoding CCR4-NOT transcription complex subunit 9-like isoform X2 — MSNLPQSLSINPPYGAGPSSAAQPNRDRMESAQQLVLDLSSPDLRENALLELSKKRELFQDLAPLLWNSFGTIAALLQEIVSIYPVLSPPNLTPAQSNRVCNALALLQCVASHPDTRMLFLKAHMPLYLLPFLNTGSKTRPFEYLRLTSLGVIGALVKVDDTEVISFLLSTEIIPLCLRTMEMGSELSKTVATFIVQKILLDDLGLDYICTTAERFFAVGRVLAHMVVVLAEQPSSRLLKHIVRCYLRLADNPRACDALRSCLPDMLRDGTFNNCLSEDPTTRRWLQQLLASISMNRVPNLQAGGGFDHMLMN, encoded by the exons ATGTCGAATCTGCCGCAGTCCCTCTCGATCAACCCGCCCTACGGTGCCGGCCCCAGCTCGGCGGCGCAGCCCAACAGGGACCGGATGGAGTCCGCCCAGCAGCTGGTGCTCGATCTCAGCAGTCCTGATCTCCGAGAAAACGCTCTCCTCGAGCTCTCCAAG AAGAGAGAATTGTTTCAAGAtttggctccattgttgtggAACTCGTTTGGCACTATTGCTGCATTGTTACAG GAGATAGTTTCGATATACCCGGTTCTATCGCCGCCGAATTTAACTCCTGCTCAATCGAATCGTGTATGCAATGCTCTAGCTCTTCTTCAG TGTGTAGCCTCTCACCCTGACACGAGAATGCTCTTCCTCAAGG CTCATATGCCTCTGTACTTATTGCCTTTTCTCAATACTGGAAGCAAGACAAGGCCATTCGAGTACTTGCGGCTTACCAGCTTAGGTGTCATTGGAGCGCTGGTGAAG GTCGATGACACAGAAGTTATTAGTTTTCTTCTTTCAACAGAAATTATTCCACTCTGTCTACGGACTATGGAGATGGGCAGTGAACTCTCCAAAACA GTTGCTACATTTATTGTTCAGAAAATTTTGTTAGACGACTTGGGCTTGGACTACATATGTACTACAGCAGAGCGGTTCTTTGCAGTGGGCCGAGTCTTGGCTCACATGGTAGTTGTACTTGCTGAACAACCTTCTTCACGGCTCTTGAAACATATAGTGAGATGTTACCTGCGATTGGCAGATAATCCTAG GGCTTGTGATGCATTAAGGAGTTGCCTTCCTGATATGTTGAGAGACGGCACCTTCAACAACTGCCTAAGC GAAGATCCAACCACAAGGAGGTGGTTGCAGCAATTACTCGCTAGTATCAGCATGAACCGGGTCCCGAACCTTCAAGCAGGGGGAGGATTCGATCATATGCTCATGAACTAA